One region of Halohasta litchfieldiae genomic DNA includes:
- a CDS encoding AI-2E family transporter, with product MTTDATRSRRFLLVVGLLAGVVSALIVLPFLNWILVAMVLAYVLAPLDRRLSRRLPPSLAAGISITIGLFAIVLPVLVVLGVAANQTRQLVSAFDPSIITEVDDILAARFGITVDVTALQETLTGAITSGAQSVVGNVFSIVGGLPELFIGITVMFFVVYYLLKDSDRALAWLRTVLPLDPEIREELFDETSLLLYNSLVGTVAVAGVQAVLLGVAFMILGIQNVVFWTVVTFVAALLPLVGASIIWLPATIYFLIVGQPVAAVALAVFGAVVISTVDNILRPMVMRRGAQLSPVLTILGIFGGIALFGFVGLFVGPIILGVTKLIIEIFVQEYSGSTGVDERPRKDSDTTDSQENRPVDDGSDETDSTGVSG from the coding sequence ATGACCACTGACGCGACGCGTTCGCGGCGGTTCCTGCTTGTCGTCGGCCTGCTCGCAGGAGTGGTCTCGGCACTGATCGTCCTCCCGTTTCTCAACTGGATTCTCGTTGCGATGGTTCTCGCCTACGTGCTTGCGCCGCTGGATCGTCGACTGTCGCGGCGACTCCCACCCAGCCTCGCGGCAGGGATTTCGATCACCATTGGGCTGTTCGCTATCGTCCTCCCGGTGCTCGTGGTGCTCGGTGTCGCCGCCAACCAGACACGCCAGCTGGTCTCGGCGTTCGATCCCTCGATCATCACGGAGGTAGACGACATACTCGCCGCCCGGTTCGGGATAACGGTCGACGTAACAGCGCTTCAGGAGACGCTTACGGGAGCGATTACGTCGGGGGCACAAAGCGTGGTTGGCAACGTCTTCAGCATCGTCGGTGGGCTTCCCGAACTCTTCATCGGGATCACGGTCATGTTCTTCGTCGTCTACTATCTGCTCAAGGATAGCGACCGGGCGCTGGCGTGGCTCCGTACTGTGCTGCCGCTCGATCCCGAGATCCGCGAGGAACTGTTCGACGAGACCAGTCTGTTGCTCTACAACTCGCTTGTCGGGACGGTGGCTGTCGCCGGAGTGCAGGCGGTCCTGCTCGGGGTCGCGTTCATGATCCTCGGGATTCAGAACGTCGTCTTCTGGACGGTCGTGACGTTCGTCGCGGCCTTGTTGCCGCTCGTCGGGGCCTCGATCATCTGGCTTCCGGCCACGATCTATTTCCTCATCGTCGGTCAACCAGTCGCCGCGGTCGCATTGGCCGTTTTCGGCGCAGTCGTCATCAGTACGGTCGACAACATCCTCCGGCCGATGGTGATGCGACGCGGCGCACAACTCAGCCCCGTGTTGACGATCCTCGGTATCTTCGGCGGGATCGCGCTGTTTGGCTTTGTCGGCCTTTTTGTCGGACCCATCATCCTCGGCGTGACCAAACTCATTATCGAGATCTTCGTCCAAGAGTATTCTGGGTCGACTGGTGTCGATGAACGGCCACGGAAGGACAGCGACACGACGGACTCACAGGAAAATCGCCCGGTCGATGACGGCAGTGACGAGACCGATTCCACAGGTGTCTCTGGGTAG
- a CDS encoding asparagine synthase C-terminal domain-containing protein produces the protein MTDTLRGATADIIQDVLDNVDPLPGAHGRGPSDMGGFGGCVDGQVVRDVLGRQPVYTEAEAVDPAADEAWAFEPTTLGDPAVVPPGAVRTVDGDSQRLDLPEPPVDDPETAQQVVNEALAAALGLDDREASQPTDVAVAFSGGVDSALVAAGLLEAPLYVIGFEGSHDIAAAREAAAAMDRTADLQVIELDHETLREAVPRVTEAIGRTNPMDVSIALPLLLVAERASEDGYDRLALGQGADELFGGYSKVVDPAEDHRVEAETVRGAVRETITTLPEQLERDVCGLQAVGIEPVTPFLQDRVVDAALRLPGELLATGDRRKVALREFALREGVLPESVASTDKKAVQYGSYVSRELDRLARQAGYKRRMDDHVGQYIRSLLASDSETA, from the coding sequence ATGACTGACACACTCCGCGGGGCGACAGCCGATATCATCCAAGACGTACTCGACAACGTCGACCCACTCCCGGGCGCACACGGCCGCGGGCCGAGCGATATGGGTGGGTTCGGCGGCTGCGTCGACGGACAGGTCGTCCGCGACGTGCTGGGTCGACAGCCCGTCTACACCGAGGCCGAGGCTGTCGACCCGGCCGCTGACGAGGCGTGGGCGTTCGAGCCGACCACGCTCGGCGATCCGGCGGTCGTTCCACCCGGAGCCGTCCGAACTGTCGACGGCGACAGCCAGCGGCTCGACCTCCCGGAGCCACCGGTCGACGATCCCGAAACCGCCCAACAAGTGGTGAACGAGGCACTGGCGGCGGCGCTCGGACTCGACGACCGCGAAGCGAGCCAGCCGACCGATGTCGCGGTCGCCTTTTCAGGGGGCGTCGACTCCGCGCTCGTCGCTGCCGGACTCCTCGAGGCTCCACTGTACGTGATTGGGTTCGAAGGAAGCCACGATATCGCCGCCGCCCGCGAGGCCGCCGCCGCGATGGATCGTACTGCTGATCTCCAAGTGATCGAACTGGACCACGAGACGCTGCGGGAGGCGGTCCCGCGGGTAACGGAGGCTATCGGTCGAACGAACCCGATGGACGTCTCGATTGCGCTGCCGCTGTTGTTAGTCGCTGAGCGGGCCAGCGAAGACGGATATGACCGCCTCGCGCTGGGACAGGGGGCCGACGAGCTGTTCGGAGGGTATTCGAAAGTCGTCGACCCAGCCGAAGACCACCGTGTCGAGGCAGAGACGGTTCGCGGCGCGGTCCGAGAGACGATCACCACACTGCCCGAACAGCTCGAACGCGACGTCTGTGGGCTTCAGGCGGTCGGCATTGAGCCGGTGACTCCCTTCCTGCAGGATCGGGTTGTCGACGCCGCGCTCCGACTGCCCGGCGAACTGTTGGCGACCGGCGACCGCCGAAAGGTCGCGCTTCGGGAGTTCGCTCTGCGGGAGGGTGTACTGCCCGAGTCGGTGGCGTCGACCGATAAGAAGGCCGTCCAGTACGGGAGCTACGTAAGTCGTGAACTCGACCGACTCGCCCGGCAGGCCGGCTATAAACGGCGGATGGACGACCACGTCGGGCAGTATATTCGGTCCCTGTTGGCGTCCGATTCCGAAACAGCATAG
- a CDS encoding NUDIX hydrolase encodes METTRHFTSTVYIVNDGATALHHHDKLGIRIPPGGHVDRDELPHEAGSREVREETGLEPRLLRETAAIDAPAGEVLPQPAHMMLYDIDVYPDGSVGHQHIDHVYFAAVDSRAIDPGDGEADAAVWEWYTAEELRASEIDADTVAIGCEAIEAVDEWTA; translated from the coding sequence ATGGAGACGACCCGCCATTTTACCTCGACCGTCTATATCGTCAACGATGGAGCGACGGCGCTCCACCACCACGACAAACTCGGGATTCGGATTCCGCCCGGCGGCCACGTCGACCGCGACGAACTCCCACACGAGGCAGGCAGCCGCGAAGTCCGCGAGGAGACCGGCCTCGAACCGCGCTTACTTCGGGAGACCGCAGCCATCGACGCCCCGGCTGGCGAAGTCCTCCCGCAGCCTGCTCACATGATGCTGTACGATATCGATGTCTACCCCGATGGATCGGTGGGCCACCAACACATCGACCACGTCTATTTTGCGGCGGTCGACAGCCGTGCCATCGACCCTGGCGACGGCGAGGCCGACGCTGCGGTCTGGGAGTGGTACACTGCCGAGGAACTGCGGGCCAGTGAGATCGACGCCGATACGGTCGCAATCGGCTGTGAGGCAATCGAAGCAGTCGACGAGTGGACTGCGTAG
- a CDS encoding transcription initiation factor IIB, with the protein MTDNVRTFTDERTRRRDESTTESTGSEETVRCPECEGHLTTDTEHGETVCADCGLVVEEDEIDHGPEWRAFDSNEKDNKSRVGAPTTNMMHDKGLSTNIGWQDRDAYGKSLSSRQRQKMQRLRTWNERFRTRDSKERNLKQALGEVDRMASALGLPDNVRETASVIYRRALSEDLLPGRSIEGVSTASLYAAARQAGTPRSLDEVTSVSRVEKDEIARTYRYVARELSLEIKPADPEQYVPRFASELGLSDEAERRARELLSTAKAQGVHSGKSPVGLAAAGVYAASLLTNQKVTQSEVSDVANISEVTIRNRYHELLEADQGTQSVA; encoded by the coding sequence ATGACTGACAACGTCCGTACGTTTACCGACGAGCGCACCCGCCGGCGAGACGAGTCGACCACGGAGTCGACTGGGTCCGAAGAGACGGTTCGCTGTCCGGAATGTGAGGGTCACCTTACGACCGACACCGAACACGGTGAGACGGTATGTGCAGACTGTGGGCTCGTCGTCGAGGAGGACGAGATAGATCACGGCCCCGAATGGCGTGCCTTCGACAGTAACGAGAAGGACAACAAATCGCGTGTCGGCGCGCCGACGACGAACATGATGCACGACAAGGGCCTGAGTACGAATATCGGCTGGCAGGACCGCGACGCCTACGGCAAGTCGCTGTCCTCACGCCAGCGACAAAAGATGCAGCGGCTTCGGACGTGGAACGAGCGGTTCCGAACCCGCGACAGCAAAGAGCGGAACCTCAAACAGGCACTCGGCGAGGTCGACCGGATGGCCAGTGCGCTGGGGCTGCCGGACAACGTGAGGGAAACCGCCTCGGTCATCTATCGTCGGGCACTGAGCGAGGATCTCCTGCCGGGTCGTTCAATTGAGGGTGTCTCGACGGCATCGCTGTACGCGGCGGCCCGGCAGGCAGGCACCCCGCGAAGTCTCGACGAGGTGACGAGTGTCTCGCGGGTCGAAAAGGACGAAATCGCCCGCACCTACCGTTATGTCGCTCGCGAGCTCTCCTTGGAGATCAAGCCAGCCGACCCCGAGCAGTACGTCCCGCGGTTTGCCTCCGAACTCGGCCTCTCCGACGAAGCCGAGCGCCGCGCCCGTGAACTCCTGTCGACGGCCAAAGCACAGGGCGTCCACAGCGGCAAATCGCCGGTCGGCCTCGCGGCCGCAGGCGTCTACGCCGCTTCGTTGCTCACCAACCAGAAGGTGACCCAAAGCGAAGTCAGCGACGTGGCCAACATCTCCGAGGTGACGATCCGCAACCGCTACCACGAACTACTCGAAGCCGACCAAGGCACCCAGTCGGTCGCCTGA
- a CDS encoding DUF5518 domain-containing protein, giving the protein MKINWSAVFTGFVVTLALGLISGLIYAGSETVGILGSWGVIGILGGLTAGYVVGGRIGSGAIHGGLATVLGSLVLLVIAAVTTLLFGGVVLSLGVLGFGALILAFHAIPGALGGALGSWLKDRRTAPEPVGTQA; this is encoded by the coding sequence ATGAAGATTAACTGGTCGGCTGTCTTCACTGGCTTCGTAGTAACGCTCGCCCTCGGGCTCATTAGTGGCCTCATTTACGCAGGGTCGGAAACCGTTGGTATCCTCGGCTCCTGGGGTGTAATCGGAATCCTCGGTGGTCTCACCGCCGGATACGTTGTCGGTGGCAGGATCGGTTCGGGCGCGATCCACGGCGGTCTCGCGACCGTCCTCGGGTCGCTCGTCCTACTGGTCATCGCCGCGGTCACGACCCTGCTGTTCGGCGGGGTCGTCCTGTCGCTCGGCGTGCTTGGCTTCGGCGCCCTCATACTCGCGTTCCACGCCATCCCCGGCGCGCTCGGTGGTGCCCTCGGCTCGTGGCTGAAGGATCGCCGGACTGCCCCCGAACCGGTTGGCACGCAGGCGTAG
- the gatA gene encoding Asp-tRNA(Asn)/Glu-tRNA(Gln) amidotransferase subunit GatA, protein MSSDEFNAFITETTAEGDTDDESEGRLADKTIAIKDNISTKDIRTTCGSAMLADYVPPYNATVVDRVFDAGATLVGKTNMDEFGMGGTTETSAFGPTKNPVDPDRAPGGSSGGSAAAVAAGDADIALGTDTGGSVRNPAAFCGVVGIKPTYGLVSRYGIVAYANSLEQVGPLATTVEDAALLLDVISGPDSQDATTNDGGEGSDYAAAADGNVDGLTVGVITDLIEGADDEVVDAFEDSLDELEAQGAEITEISLESLEHAVQAYYVIAMSEASSNLARFDGVRYGPDTDTADGNWNDDFAAVREDGFGPEVKRRILLGTYALSAGYHDKYYKKAQDARAWVKQDFDAAFEDVDVLASPTMPVVPPQLGESLDDPLQLYLMDANTVPVNLANLPAISVPAGEVDGLPVGLQLIGPKFGEETIIRAASAVEQ, encoded by the coding sequence ATGAGCAGCGACGAGTTCAACGCCTTCATTACTGAGACGACCGCCGAAGGCGATACTGACGATGAGAGCGAGGGTCGACTCGCGGACAAAACCATCGCGATCAAGGACAACATCTCGACAAAGGATATCCGAACGACCTGCGGCTCTGCGATGCTTGCGGACTACGTCCCACCGTACAATGCAACCGTCGTCGACCGCGTGTTCGACGCTGGTGCAACTCTCGTGGGCAAAACCAACATGGACGAGTTCGGGATGGGTGGCACCACCGAAACCTCGGCGTTCGGCCCCACGAAGAACCCCGTCGACCCCGACCGCGCCCCCGGTGGCTCCTCGGGTGGCTCGGCCGCAGCCGTCGCCGCCGGAGACGCCGACATCGCCCTCGGCACCGACACCGGTGGCTCAGTGCGGAACCCCGCCGCGTTCTGTGGCGTCGTCGGCATCAAGCCGACCTACGGACTCGTCTCGCGGTACGGCATCGTCGCCTACGCCAACAGTCTCGAACAGGTTGGCCCGCTGGCCACCACGGTCGAAGATGCTGCACTCCTGCTTGATGTGATCTCGGGTCCCGACAGTCAGGATGCGACGACCAACGACGGCGGCGAAGGGTCGGACTACGCGGCCGCCGCGGATGGCAACGTCGACGGCCTCACAGTCGGTGTCATCACCGATCTGATCGAGGGAGCCGACGACGAGGTCGTCGACGCGTTCGAGGATTCCCTCGACGAACTCGAAGCCCAGGGCGCAGAAATTACTGAAATCTCGCTCGAATCGCTGGAACACGCGGTCCAAGCCTACTACGTGATCGCCATGTCGGAGGCTTCCTCGAACCTCGCGCGGTTCGACGGCGTTCGCTACGGTCCTGATACCGACACCGCAGATGGCAACTGGAACGATGACTTCGCGGCAGTCCGTGAGGACGGGTTTGGCCCGGAGGTCAAACGCCGCATCCTGCTGGGAACGTACGCGCTGTCTGCAGGGTACCACGACAAATACTACAAAAAGGCTCAGGACGCCCGGGCGTGGGTCAAACAGGACTTTGATGCCGCCTTCGAGGACGTCGACGTGCTGGCCTCGCCAACGATGCCGGTCGTCCCGCCACAACTTGGTGAGAGTCTGGATGATCCGCTCCAACTGTATCTGATGGATGCCAATACGGTCCCAGTCAACCTCGCCAATCTGCCAGCGATTTCGGTTCCGGCGGGCGAGGTCGACGGGCTGCCGGTCGGCCTCCAACTCATCGGCCCAAAGTTCGGCGAAGAAACGATCATTCGGGCCGCGAGTGCGGTCGAACAGTAG
- the purL gene encoding phosphoribosylformylglycinamidine synthase subunit PurL, with amino-acid sequence MSLPDSDHQLVVDELGREPTAAEAVLFENLWSEHCAYRSSRPLLSAFDSEGEGVVIGPGDDAAVVAVPEPDAADTPADDREASDYSDTYITLGIESHNHPSYVDPYDGAATGVGGIVRDTMSMGAYPIALADSLYFGTFDREHSQYLFEGVVEGISNYGNSIGVPTVTGSVDFHEGYVGNPLVNVACVGLTNEERLVTAEAQTAGNKLVLVGNGTGRDGLGGASFASEDLAEDAETEDRPAVQVGDPYTEKLLIEANEMLVDENLLLSARDLGAAGLGGASSELVAKGGFGAEIDLNKVHQREPNMNALEILLAESQERMCYEVAPEDTDRVAEIAERFDLGCSVIGEVREGNYVCTFDGETVVDVDPEFLAEGAPMNDLEAIEPEQPGRELPDVDLEDAINAVVSAPNTASKRWVYRQYDHEVGVRTALKPGDDTAIMAIRETSGDANDTTGAGTGLAFSSGSNPNWTTNAPYEGAQAVALENATNIAAKGALPLTAVNCLNGGNPEKPDVYGGFKAIVDGLAEMCSDLSTPVVGGNVSLYNDSTTGPIPPTPTLAMVGSKAGYDAPPAALSGEGELLVVGSAGGALGGSEYLAQVGGSDGFPALPANASEIIETIATVANQESTLASHDVSHGGLAVALAELITADAGAEVSVDGVVDLFDETPGRVVIETTDPAAVREAFDGVAPVDSLGSATDDGTLSLTVDGETVDYDSETVTELRAVITETLD; translated from the coding sequence ATGAGTCTCCCGGATTCCGACCACCAGCTGGTTGTCGACGAACTCGGTCGTGAGCCGACGGCTGCCGAGGCGGTACTGTTCGAAAACCTCTGGAGCGAGCACTGTGCGTACCGATCATCCCGACCGCTGCTGTCGGCGTTCGACAGCGAGGGCGAGGGGGTCGTCATCGGTCCGGGCGACGACGCCGCAGTCGTCGCCGTCCCCGAACCCGACGCGGCCGACACGCCCGCCGACGACCGCGAGGCGAGCGACTACTCGGATACCTACATCACCCTCGGCATCGAGAGCCACAACCACCCGAGCTACGTCGATCCCTACGACGGCGCGGCCACCGGCGTCGGCGGCATTGTCCGCGATACGATGTCGATGGGCGCGTATCCAATCGCGCTGGCCGACAGCCTCTATTTCGGCACCTTCGACCGCGAACACTCTCAGTATCTCTTTGAAGGCGTCGTCGAAGGAATCTCGAACTACGGCAACTCGATTGGTGTTCCCACCGTTACGGGAAGCGTCGACTTCCACGAAGGCTATGTCGGCAATCCCCTCGTCAACGTCGCCTGCGTGGGCCTGACCAACGAGGAGCGACTGGTGACCGCCGAAGCCCAGACGGCGGGCAACAAACTCGTGTTGGTCGGCAACGGCACTGGCCGCGACGGGCTCGGTGGGGCTTCCTTTGCCAGCGAAGACCTCGCCGAGGACGCCGAAACCGAGGACCGACCCGCCGTCCAAGTGGGCGATCCATACACTGAAAAGCTCCTCATCGAGGCCAACGAGATGCTGGTCGACGAGAACCTCCTGCTTTCGGCACGGGACCTCGGCGCAGCCGGTCTCGGGGGGGCCTCGTCCGAACTCGTCGCCAAGGGCGGATTCGGCGCGGAGATCGACCTTAACAAGGTCCACCAGCGCGAGCCGAACATGAACGCGCTGGAAATTCTGCTCGCCGAGTCCCAAGAGCGCATGTGTTACGAGGTCGCTCCGGAGGACACCGACCGCGTCGCCGAAATCGCCGAGCGGTTCGATCTCGGCTGTTCGGTGATCGGCGAGGTTCGGGAGGGCAACTACGTCTGTACGTTCGACGGCGAAACGGTCGTCGACGTCGACCCCGAGTTCCTCGCCGAGGGCGCACCGATGAACGATCTGGAGGCCATCGAGCCCGAACAGCCCGGTCGGGAGCTCCCCGACGTCGACCTCGAAGACGCGATCAACGCGGTCGTCTCGGCACCAAACACGGCCTCGAAACGCTGGGTCTACCGCCAGTACGACCACGAGGTCGGCGTCCGAACCGCCCTCAAACCGGGCGACGACACCGCGATCATGGCGATCCGCGAGACCAGCGGCGACGCCAACGACACGACCGGCGCGGGCACCGGCCTCGCCTTCTCGTCGGGCTCGAACCCCAACTGGACGACCAACGCACCGTACGAGGGAGCCCAAGCAGTCGCCCTCGAAAACGCGACCAACATCGCCGCCAAGGGCGCACTGCCACTGACGGCAGTCAACTGTCTCAACGGCGGCAACCCCGAGAAGCCTGATGTGTACGGTGGATTCAAAGCGATTGTCGACGGACTCGCCGAGATGTGTTCGGATCTGTCGACACCAGTTGTCGGTGGTAACGTTTCCTTATATAATGACTCCACAACCGGGCCGATTCCACCGACGCCGACGCTGGCGATGGTCGGCTCGAAGGCGGGCTACGACGCGCCACCAGCCGCGCTCTCCGGCGAGGGCGAACTGCTCGTCGTCGGGTCGGCGGGCGGCGCGCTCGGTGGCTCCGAGTATCTCGCGCAGGTCGGTGGCTCGGATGGCTTCCCGGCGCTTCCGGCAAACGCCAGCGAGATCATCGAGACGATTGCGACGGTCGCAAATCAAGAGTCGACGCTCGCCAGCCACGACGTGAGCCACGGCGGCCTCGCGGTCGCGCTGGCGGAACTGATTACTGCGGATGCGGGTGCCGAGGTCTCGGTCGACGGCGTTGTCGACCTTTTCGACGAGACGCCCGGTCGGGTCGTCATTGAGACGACTGACCCAGCAGCGGTCCGTGAGGCGTTCGACGGTGTCGCGCCGGTCGACTCACTCGGCTCGGCGACCGACGATGGAACGCTCTCGCTGACAGTCGACGGCGAGACGGTCGACTACGATTCGGAGACGGTGACCGAACTGCGTGCGGTGATTACTGAGACGCTCGACTAA
- the gatC gene encoding Asp-tRNA(Asn)/Glu-tRNA(Gln) amidotransferase subunit GatC, with product MSDSPVDPEEVRHVADLARVDLAAEEVAEFTEQFADILDYFEALDEVPEVESEPELVNVMRPDDVEDGLTQDEALRNAPETEDGFFKGPSVS from the coding sequence ATGAGCGATTCGCCCGTCGACCCCGAGGAGGTGCGGCACGTCGCCGACCTCGCACGGGTCGACCTCGCCGCCGAGGAAGTAGCGGAGTTCACCGAGCAGTTCGCCGACATTCTGGACTACTTCGAGGCCCTCGATGAGGTACCCGAAGTCGAGTCCGAACCGGAACTCGTCAACGTGATGCGTCCCGACGACGTCGAGGACGGACTCACACAGGACGAGGCCCTTCGTAACGCCCCCGAAACCGAGGACGGCTTTTTCAAAGGACCCAGCGTCTCATGA
- a CDS encoding GAP family protein, producing MQCLSIAPSLLEVLPLVVVMVAGPQILSAIFLSTSDEWRRNSAAFVAGAALSITLIISVTYVLGIGAVGQGTSNTTFSAIILVVLLVAMIYTYRTRATAEPPTWMGKLGTATPQFSFRLGFLLLGFFPTNLLTSVAVGSYLAATGARWVDALPFVFATLLVLGTPALVLLAFGERAEAALPKARNWMETNSWVVNEVVIVFFIGLSLSNLLG from the coding sequence GTGCAGTGTCTGTCTATCGCTCCAAGCCTGCTCGAAGTCCTGCCGCTGGTGGTCGTGATGGTCGCCGGGCCACAGATCCTGAGTGCGATCTTCCTGTCGACAAGCGACGAGTGGCGGCGCAACTCCGCGGCATTCGTCGCCGGGGCGGCCCTGTCGATCACGCTTATTATCAGCGTTACCTACGTCCTCGGCATCGGTGCGGTCGGACAGGGTACCTCGAATACGACCTTCAGCGCGATCATCCTCGTCGTGCTGCTGGTTGCGATGATCTACACCTACCGAACGAGAGCGACCGCAGAGCCGCCCACGTGGATGGGCAAACTCGGCACTGCCACTCCGCAGTTTTCGTTCCGGCTCGGCTTTCTCCTCCTCGGCTTTTTTCCGACCAACCTCCTCACCTCGGTCGCCGTCGGCTCCTACCTCGCCGCCACCGGGGCACGGTGGGTCGACGCCCTTCCCTTCGTCTTCGCCACGCTGCTGGTGCTCGGCACACCGGCGCTCGTCCTGCTGGCCTTCGGCGAGCGTGCGGAGGCGGCGCTCCCCAAAGCCCGCAACTGGATGGAAACGAACTCGTGGGTCGTCAACGAGGTCGTGATCGTCTTTTTTATTGGCCTCTCGCTCAGTAATCTGCTGGGCTGA
- a CDS encoding DUF1269 domain-containing protein, with translation MKKLIVLAFDNETGALEVRDKLFELQKQELITMEDAAVVVRNEQGKTDVKQAQSLVGSGALGGAFWGMLIGLIFLAPVLGMAVGAVSGALGGKFADIGIDDSFIKEVGEEIDPGESALFMLVSDVQTDRVIEDLEPYNPRLLETNLSSEDEDKLREEFAADHLRA, from the coding sequence ATGAAGAAACTCATCGTCCTCGCATTCGACAACGAAACCGGCGCGCTCGAAGTCCGTGACAAGCTCTTCGAGCTACAGAAACAGGAACTGATCACGATGGAAGACGCTGCGGTGGTGGTCCGCAACGAGCAGGGCAAAACCGACGTCAAACAGGCCCAGAGCTTGGTCGGGTCGGGTGCCCTCGGTGGAGCGTTCTGGGGAATGCTGATCGGCCTGATCTTCCTCGCTCCCGTACTGGGGATGGCCGTCGGCGCCGTCTCGGGAGCCCTCGGCGGGAAGTTCGCCGACATCGGGATCGACGACTCGTTTATTAAGGAGGTCGGCGAGGAGATCGACCCCGGCGAGTCCGCGCTGTTCATGCTCGTGAGCGACGTCCAGACTGATCGTGTCATCGAGGACCTCGAACCGTACAACCCCCGACTTCTGGAGACGAACCTCTCGTCCGAAGACGAGGACAAACTCCGCGAGGAGTTCGCTGCCGACCACCTGCGCGCCTAA
- a CDS encoding PHP domain-containing protein has product MLTVELHSHSALSHDGRDPVELLLEQAAAVGLDALAVTDHDEIDASIAAAEQAADHGLIGIVGMEISSAAGHILAFGIKELIPPGLSYDETLERIHEQGGIAVIPHPFQKSRHGVAPHITDDQLASADGLEVYNSRLFTGRSNRQAERFAIERGLPMTAGSDAHISEMVGQAVTEVGASDRSADAILEAIRHGRTSVIGHRTPWHISLRQFGGGAKRRIQRAFSDLF; this is encoded by the coding sequence GTGCTAACGGTCGAGCTTCATTCCCACTCGGCGCTGTCTCACGACGGCCGCGATCCAGTCGAGCTACTGCTGGAACAGGCCGCAGCCGTGGGACTCGATGCGCTCGCAGTCACCGACCACGACGAGATCGACGCCTCCATCGCGGCCGCCGAACAGGCCGCAGACCACGGCCTGATCGGCATCGTCGGCATGGAGATCTCCAGCGCCGCGGGCCACATTCTCGCCTTCGGTATCAAGGAACTGATCCCGCCCGGCCTCTCCTACGACGAGACGCTCGAACGCATCCACGAACAGGGCGGGATTGCGGTCATCCCGCACCCCTTCCAGAAGTCGCGGCACGGCGTTGCGCCCCACATAACTGACGACCAGTTGGCGAGCGCCGACGGCCTCGAAGTGTACAACTCGCGGCTGTTCACCGGGCGGTCGAACCGCCAAGCCGAGCGGTTCGCCATCGAGCGCGGACTGCCGATGACCGCCGGCAGCGACGCCCACATCTCCGAGATGGTCGGCCAAGCGGTCACCGAGGTCGGGGCCAGCGACCGGTCGGCCGACGCGATCCTCGAAGCGATCCGCCACGGCCGCACCAGCGTCATCGGCCACCGAACGCCGTGGCATATCAGTCTCCGGCAGTTCGGCGGCGGTGCGAAACGACGAATCCAGCGCGCATTCAGCGATCTCTTTTAA